The following coding sequences lie in one Rutidosis leptorrhynchoides isolate AG116_Rl617_1_P2 chromosome 4, CSIRO_AGI_Rlap_v1, whole genome shotgun sequence genomic window:
- the LOC139844818 gene encoding uncharacterized protein ycf20, whose translation MAICTSLTSIDLIRFNSNPTTKFYSISTRPSSLKFSKIKAVQDTDGGRRRLIDIIRLVPDISRNYFKSPSRRTLFGGISLLGGFYVAQTISLSFGALAVNDVIAAVVCVLLTEYVTRFYYSRPKVTFPIALLNNFKMGFTYGLFIDAFKLAS comes from the coding sequence ATGGCGATTTGTACAAGTCTTACCTCCATAGATCTTATCAGATTCAACTCTAATCCTACAACAAAATTTTATAGTATCTCTACGCGGCCATCATCACTAAAGTTTTCTAAAATCAAAGCTGTACAAGACACTGATGGCGGACGTAGGAGGCTAATAGATATCATTCGACTCGTGCCCGATATTTCAAGAAACTACTTCAAAAGTCCATCTCGTAGAACTCTTTTCGGAGGTATATCTCTTCTTGGTGGGTTTTATGTTGCACAAACGATATCATTGTCATTTGGAGCTTTAGCTGTGAACGATGTTATAGCTGCTGTTGTTTGTGTGCTTCTTACCGAGTATGTCACAAGGTTTTATTACAGTAGGCCAAAAGTTACATTCCCGATCGCCCTGCTCAATAACTTTAAGATGGGTTTTACTTATGGTCTCTTTATCGATGCTTTTAAGCTTGCAAGTTGA